One Scomber scombrus chromosome 4, fScoSco1.1, whole genome shotgun sequence genomic region harbors:
- the dmrt3a gene encoding doublesex- and mab-3-related transcription factor 3a isoform X2, which yields MNGYGSPYLYMGAPVSQPRAPLQRTPKCARCRNHGVLSWLKGHKRYCRFKDCTCEKCILIIERQRVMAAQVALRRQQANESLESLIPESLRVLPGIGIAGAGEGNQRAPPRTEELELRWSSSEQQNGAQTCTESTEEGADDASGGENGGSSSEKEQDPSSSPEGSKPNSCYTPEPPDTPSHQEESRYTLPKSGSAEKEAKTESPQKYPISPGEQSVLIEGLAGSINLPFSLRANRPPLEVLKKIFPAHKPPVLELILRGCGGDLVGAIEVLLSSRSPDGSAHQQADPHPDTLVLPSNGHLFEHTLGSYHPVSSSAKWSVGSAFRVPESLRFTSDSASGVVSGPLGVPLQHPSFPQPTRYPLMLRNSLTRTQASPFVHNDVTLWNTMALQQQYQLRSAAQYMSPFSPAAAAAAAAAQAPVGPGGTVFRSSALLPSRPSEEQRISIQEESCTLGPKSGLYSPDEEYEERSDSADSRILNSST from the exons ATGAATGGCTACGGGTCCCCTTACCTGTACATGGGGGCTCCGGTGTCTCAGCCCCGGGCCCCGCTGCAGAGGACCCCCAAGTGTGCGCGGTGCAGGAACCACGGCGTGCTCTCCTGGCTCAAAGGTCACAAACGCTACTGTCGATTTAAGGATTGCACCTGCGAGAAATGCATCCTCATCATCGAGAGGCAGCGGGTCATGGCGGCGCAGGTGGccctccggaggcagcaggccaACGAGAGTTTGGAGAGTCTCATCCCGGAGTCCCTCAGAGTGTTGCCCGGTATTGGCATAGCAGGGGCCGGGGAGGGGAACCAACGAGCCCCGCCGAGGACCGAGGAGCTGGAGCTGAGGTGGAGCAGCTCGGAGCAGCAGAATGGAGCACAAACCTGCACAG AGTCTACAGAGGAAGGTGCTGATGATGCATCAGGAGGAGAAAACGGAGGTAGCTCCAGTGAGAAGGAGCAGGACCCGTCCAGCTCCCCAGAGGGCTCCAAACCAAACTCCTGCTACACCCCTGAGCCTCCAGACACCCCTTCACACCAGGAGGAGAGCCGCTACACCCTCCCAAAATCTGGCAGCGCAGAAAAAGAAGCCAAAACCGAGAGTCCTCAGAAGTATCCCATCAGTCCTGGAGAGCAGAGCGTCCTGATTGAAGGCCTCGCCGGATCCATCAACCTGCCCTTCAGCCTCAGAGCCAACAGGCCCCCCCTGGAGGTCCTCAAAAAGATCTTCCCCGCTCACAAGCCTCCTGTGCTGGAGCTCATCCTCAGGGGCTGTGGGGGGGATCTGGTTGGTGCCATTGAGGTGCTGCTGTCCAGTCGGAGCCCTGATGGGAGTGCGCACCAGCAAGCAGACCCTCACCCGGACACCTTGGTGCTACCCTCAAATGGACACCTATTCGAGCACACTTTAGGCTCCTACCACCCGGTGTCCTCTTCAGCCAAGTGGTCGGTGGGCTCTGCTTTCCGGGTGCCAGAGTCCCTCCGGTTCACATCCGACTCAGCATCGGGGGTGGTGTCAGGCCCATTGGGTGTCCCCCTTCAGCACCCATCCTTCCCTCAACCCACTCGGTACCCACTCATGCTGCGCAACTCTCTAACCCGCACCCAAGCCAGCCCCTTCGTGCACAACGACGTGACTCTGTGGAATACCATGGCGCTCCAGCAGCAGTACCAGCTCCGGTCTGCAGCCCAGTACATGTCCCCTTTctccccagcagcagcagcagcagcagcagcagcccaaGCCCCCGTTGGACCAGGTGGGACAGTATTTCGGAGCTCAGCCCTCCTCCCCTCCAGGCCCTCCGAGGAGCAGCGCATCAGCATCCAGGAGGAGAGCTGCACGCTGGGACCCAAATCCGGCCTCTACTCTCCAGATGAGGAGTATGAAGAGCGATCCGACTCTGCAGACTCCCGCATCCTAAACTCCTCCACCTAA
- the dmrt3a gene encoding doublesex- and mab-3-related transcription factor 3a isoform X1, whose product MNGYGSPYLYMGAPVSQPRAPLQRTPKCARCRNHGVLSWLKGHKRYCRFKDCTCEKCILIIERQRVMAAQVALRRQQANESLESLIPESLRVLPGIGIAGAGEGNQRAPPRTEELELRWSSSEQQNGAQTCTGRNRRRMRKKKSTEEGADDASGGENGGSSSEKEQDPSSSPEGSKPNSCYTPEPPDTPSHQEESRYTLPKSGSAEKEAKTESPQKYPISPGEQSVLIEGLAGSINLPFSLRANRPPLEVLKKIFPAHKPPVLELILRGCGGDLVGAIEVLLSSRSPDGSAHQQADPHPDTLVLPSNGHLFEHTLGSYHPVSSSAKWSVGSAFRVPESLRFTSDSASGVVSGPLGVPLQHPSFPQPTRYPLMLRNSLTRTQASPFVHNDVTLWNTMALQQQYQLRSAAQYMSPFSPAAAAAAAAAQAPVGPGGTVFRSSALLPSRPSEEQRISIQEESCTLGPKSGLYSPDEEYEERSDSADSRILNSST is encoded by the exons ATGAATGGCTACGGGTCCCCTTACCTGTACATGGGGGCTCCGGTGTCTCAGCCCCGGGCCCCGCTGCAGAGGACCCCCAAGTGTGCGCGGTGCAGGAACCACGGCGTGCTCTCCTGGCTCAAAGGTCACAAACGCTACTGTCGATTTAAGGATTGCACCTGCGAGAAATGCATCCTCATCATCGAGAGGCAGCGGGTCATGGCGGCGCAGGTGGccctccggaggcagcaggccaACGAGAGTTTGGAGAGTCTCATCCCGGAGTCCCTCAGAGTGTTGCCCGGTATTGGCATAGCAGGGGCCGGGGAGGGGAACCAACGAGCCCCGCCGAGGACCGAGGAGCTGGAGCTGAGGTGGAGCAGCTCGGAGCAGCAGAATGGAGCACAAACCTGCACAGgtaggaacaggaggaggatgaggaagaaga AGTCTACAGAGGAAGGTGCTGATGATGCATCAGGAGGAGAAAACGGAGGTAGCTCCAGTGAGAAGGAGCAGGACCCGTCCAGCTCCCCAGAGGGCTCCAAACCAAACTCCTGCTACACCCCTGAGCCTCCAGACACCCCTTCACACCAGGAGGAGAGCCGCTACACCCTCCCAAAATCTGGCAGCGCAGAAAAAGAAGCCAAAACCGAGAGTCCTCAGAAGTATCCCATCAGTCCTGGAGAGCAGAGCGTCCTGATTGAAGGCCTCGCCGGATCCATCAACCTGCCCTTCAGCCTCAGAGCCAACAGGCCCCCCCTGGAGGTCCTCAAAAAGATCTTCCCCGCTCACAAGCCTCCTGTGCTGGAGCTCATCCTCAGGGGCTGTGGGGGGGATCTGGTTGGTGCCATTGAGGTGCTGCTGTCCAGTCGGAGCCCTGATGGGAGTGCGCACCAGCAAGCAGACCCTCACCCGGACACCTTGGTGCTACCCTCAAATGGACACCTATTCGAGCACACTTTAGGCTCCTACCACCCGGTGTCCTCTTCAGCCAAGTGGTCGGTGGGCTCTGCTTTCCGGGTGCCAGAGTCCCTCCGGTTCACATCCGACTCAGCATCGGGGGTGGTGTCAGGCCCATTGGGTGTCCCCCTTCAGCACCCATCCTTCCCTCAACCCACTCGGTACCCACTCATGCTGCGCAACTCTCTAACCCGCACCCAAGCCAGCCCCTTCGTGCACAACGACGTGACTCTGTGGAATACCATGGCGCTCCAGCAGCAGTACCAGCTCCGGTCTGCAGCCCAGTACATGTCCCCTTTctccccagcagcagcagcagcagcagcagcagcccaaGCCCCCGTTGGACCAGGTGGGACAGTATTTCGGAGCTCAGCCCTCCTCCCCTCCAGGCCCTCCGAGGAGCAGCGCATCAGCATCCAGGAGGAGAGCTGCACGCTGGGACCCAAATCCGGCCTCTACTCTCCAGATGAGGAGTATGAAGAGCGATCCGACTCTGCAGACTCCCGCATCCTAAACTCCTCCACCTAA